Genomic segment of Octadecabacter arcticus 238:
TTTAAATCGGGCTCTAAGCAATATCCTCGAATACTTTGCCTGCGACCCTGAAGCACTCAAGCGCCTGCGGGACGCCACAATAAATGCCTATGACGTGGATGATTGCACGAATTTCTTCCTTTGAGACGCCGTTGTTTATCGCTCCACGGCAATGGGTTTCCCATTCGGCCATTTTCCCAAGTGCGCCAATCATTGATAAGTTCATCATAGAACGGGTCTTCGCGTCGATCACATCATCGCCCCACCCGAAGCCCCAGCACCATGCGGTCATCGCTTCCTGAAATGGCCGCGTGAAATCATCCGCAGCGGCCAGATTTTTCTCGACATACTCCGAGCCGAGTGTCGCTTTTCGCTGCTCTAATCCCTTGAGGAACAAGTCCTCATCGAAAGTGCTCATGTGTCATCCTCTAAGTTTGATTGCGACGTACTTGGTCTGGCCTTAGTTCAAGAGCCCAAAATGCCTGATGCGGTACCGTGTGAGGATGTCTGCTATAGCTTAAAGTCAAAGTGCTTGCGCACTGGCTCTTCAATTTTCCATGTCCCTTTGAAATCAGCTTCTACAACGAAGGCATCGCCGGCCCGAACCGTTACAGACGTTCCGCCATCTGGTGTAATTACGATGCGGCCAGAGATCATGTGGACGAATTCATAAGCTGTGTATGTTGCATGGTAGGTGCCAGGTGTTGCTTCCCACACGCCCGATAGCATGGTGCCGTCCGAGTTCGTATGTAAAGCCCAAGTACGCATTGTCGGATTTCCGTCAACGACAACCCAGCCGTCTAGGTCGTTGGTGTCTGGGGTGGTGTTAGCATTAACTGAGAGTTTGGTGATTGCATTCATTTGTGTGGCCTTTGGCGATTAAATTGCACTGGTTGGTTGAATAGAGAAATGAGGGGTTGCTTCTTATGGGTTGAAGTTTTGCACAGCTTAACCCATGCATAAATTTGCACCACCAAGAAAACAGCCCTTGGCGCCACCACAGAGAACTCATAATTTGTTCGCATTGCAATCATCGGTGGACACAGCGGCGAAAGTCTCCTTCTCACCCTTTGTGGCAGAATAAAACGCGCAAGCTTGAAGTGTTTGGGTCCTTCCGAGGCTCTTTTTACACAGGGGAAATGCGCACCCCGTTGCATGCAACTCACGGTAAATTTTGAGAGTGCAAGTTTAGGTTCTTGTTGTTGTTAAAGTGCGACGTGTTCAGAGCATTTCTGACATTCATGGACTGCCCAGAAACGTTCAGGCTGAAAGATCAGTTCGAGGAGTGGGGCTCTCGTGTCTGGATTGTCTTATCCAGTATGTGGCTGTTTAGCGATACGGGTGCCGTTGCCTTTTACTGCAATCGCGTACAGCGCAAGACAACGGCGAGGGTTGGATCTTTTCCTGCTAGGTCGTGATGGACCGTGGAGGAGTAGGGTTGCCCTCATTTTGTCCAATGACCTGAAGAGATATTTGGGCTTCAGGTACGTATGGCAAGACAATGCAGAACAGACATCTGCCATTCAGCCCCATTATTTTTCATCAAGGCTTCGATGATTGGCGTTAAGATTGAGCCGCTCGGGCCTCTTCGATAAGCGCCACTATCTTGTCATTGCCCGCCCCACGAATACGCGCATCAAGAATATCTTGGGCATTGCTGAGATCATCCCCAACGACAATCAAAGCCACCATGCCCATGCTCTCGTGAGGTTGGCAGACGACTGCCGTCAAGCCTGTCTCAGTTACGATGTACTCAACGTCCTGATTCATTCTTCCCCTAAAGGCTTCTTGTCCTTCGGGGATCGCATCTTTTACGGATTGCGCGTTGTGGGACCTATCAGTTGCTATAAACCTGATCACATCGCCAACTTCGGCGCGGATCAGCTCTTGGCTGAAGACCATACGATCACCAGCCTCATTTTCGTTTAGTAACTGGATTTCGATGGTTTCAGCAAAGGCTGGAACAGCGGATCCAATGAGCAGAGCTGCTGTCATAAGTAATTTGCGCATTTTCGCGACTCCAAATTGATATATCTTCGTTAGCAAATAAGATCGATCACGGCAATTTCACCTCCAGATCATTGTATGGCGACAGTATGGCGCAGACGCCCTAAACACTCCAACGAAGCAATCTCTATTTGAATGGTGTTAGGGGGCATGGCTTTTGTTCGAGGGCTCGTGGCTACACCACTGCGTTATCCCACGCGTTCGAGCGTGTGTGGTAACGCAGAAGAGCTCTAACCAATTGGCCGTGGTTGAAAGCTGCCTTGTATATTGCAGGATCCTGGTGTGAACTTCGTCCCGTTTTCCGGACAGTTTGCTTATTGACCCTATGCTGCCATTTTCCAAGTCATATCTTCGAAAGCCTGTTTTGGCGTTTTGTAGCCGACGCCTGAATGACGGCGCTGGCGGTTGTAGAAGACCTCAATGTATTCGAAGATGGCGGCCTTGGCCTCAGCGTGTGTTCTAAAGCGCCGCTGGTGAACCATCTCCTTTTTCAATGAAGCAAAGAAGCGTTCCATCGGCGCATTGTCGAGGCATTGGCCCTTGCGGCTCATGGATTGAGTGAGTTTCGCCTTTTTGATCAGCTTGCGATAGTCCCCGCCAGCATATTGGCCGCCCCTATCGGAGTGGTGTATCAATCCCGGAACCGGGCCTCTGCGTCCCAGAGCCATCTCGAGGGCGGCGCAGCAAAGCTCCGCACGCATGTGATCCTCCATCGCCCAACCGACGATCTCACGCGTGGCTATGTCCTTCACGCCAGCCAGATAAAGCCAGCCTTCGTCCGTGTCGATATAGGTGATATCCGCCAGCCAAACGGCATTAGGCGTCTGGCTGTGGAATTTCTGTTCCAACAAGTTTGGGGATGGCTTCAGCTTATGATTGCTGTCCGTTGTGATTGGCTTTCTACGCTTGCGAAGAAGCGGGGACACCTTGTGTTCCTTCATTATTCTCGCAACACGGCGCTCGGAGACGACCTCACTATCCGCCAGTAAGTCTTGGTGAATACGCTTTGAGACTCACATCAAAACTGACAAAAACCCGTTATCGGCTGGGGTACTTGGAAATTACAATTTTTAAGTAGTTTGGGAAGACCTCAGGTCAACTTCTGATTTGCTCAGGTAGGGGCTATCTATTGCGTCTGACTAATACTGCGTTGGGATGGCTAAGGGAGTTATTGTCAAATCTGGTGTTTGAGTATTGTTGGTCATGCGGTGATCTGGTCGGGGTTTGTGGTTTCGATTCCGTCTTTGAACGTGACGCCTGTGATGACTTTTGCGAGGTAGTCAAAGCCGCGTAGCTTCCTCCAATTTTGCTCAGCACATTGCCCCAGTTTGAACATCATGTGCAGCATGCCATCGCGTGACAGGCAGCCCTTTGAACGCTTGGTACGATGCCGGATCGTCGCGAAGGCCGATTCAATTGGATTGCTAGTGCGGATGCTTTGCCAATGCTGCGCCGGGAAGTCGAAGAATGCCATGAGTTCCTCACGATCTTTTTGCAGGCATAGTGTGGCCTTGGGGTATTTGGGTTCGTAGGTTTTGATGAACAGATCGAACGCCTTTTCTGCATCGACTTTGGTCTCGGCCTGCCAGATGTCGTGCAGCGCGGCCTTGGCTTTTGGCTGAGACAGCTTGGGTAAACAATTGAGCACGTTCATCGTTTTGTGTTGCCAACAGCGTTGATGGCGGGTCTCAGGATAGACTTCGTCCATGGCCGCCCAAAACCCCATGGCACCGTCCCCGATGGCCAGTTTGGGCGCATTCATGCCTCGGCTTTTGAGGTTAAGCAGAACCTCGCGCCAGCTCTGCGTGGACTCGCGCACCCCATCCTCAATTGCCAGAAATCGCTTCTTGCCACGGGCAGTTACCCCAATAATAACAAGGGCACAGAGCTTGTCATCCTCGCCCCGAAGGCCGCTGTGAACGCCGTCGGCCCAGATATAGACGATGGGCTCGTCATCTAACTCAGCGCCTTTCCAAGCCTCGTATTCATTGGCCCAATCGCGTTTTAAACGCGAAACCGTATTAGCCGACAAGCCAACGGCATCTGGGCCCAGAAGAACCTTGAGGGCGGGAGCCATCTCGCCGCTGGAGATCCCTTTGAGGTAAAGCCATGGCAAGGCCGCTTCCAGCGTCTTCGTGCGGCGCACATAGGGCGGCACCAGGGCAGACCGGAATGTCACCGGTGTGCCGTCCTTGGACCGAACCTTTGGAATGCGCACGCTCACAGGGCCAATGCCCGTTTGAAACGGGCGGGCCGGATGATGTCCGTTACGCACGACTGCCGCGTGACCGGCATCGGTGCGTAAGCCGGTAAATTGCGCCAAATAACTGACAAGCTCAGCCTCAACTGCTGTCGCGATCAATTGTTGTGCTCCCGTTTTCAGCAACTCCGTCAACGCGTCCGTCATCTCGTCTCGACGCGCAAAATCAACAATGTTAGTAGTTCCCATGGTGGTGTATCTCCTTTGGTTGGGCTGCTGTCTTCCAACAACAATTCAACCAGATACGCCGCCAACCTTCAAACCACTCAAACACCAGATTCAGTCATAGCTCTGGCTAAGGTTACCGTCTGGGTAGTTCATTTTTAGATAACGAACGCTTAATCGTGTTCACCGTCACGACTGCGACCTGATCCACGCGCAAATAACGTCGGTTTTTTCGCGGCGGTAGTATACGTTGCTACCGTGATTGCTGCTGCGGCTATCAAGACAGAATGACCAATAATGCTTGCTGCCAGCAGGGTATAGCTTCCGATTGCAACGGCAAAAGTTACGGCCCACATTAGCGCAAGAGCCTGCAAAACATAATGGCGCACAGCAACATCGGAAATGTGACGAAGCGGACTTACTTCAGCATTAAATATAAAATTCCATCCTTGAACGATTTGTTTTCTCATCTAACATCTCCTTGTTATCAGCTAAGGTGTATATGTTCGCGGCTCAAACTAATGACTGACTTGTATGAATTTAGCATCCCCAATCAGTCTTCTGTAGGATTTTTAGTGGATGTATGACCCATAGAGCTATGACTGAATCTGGTGTTTGAGTGGTTTGAAGGTTGGCGGCGTATCTGGTTGAATTGTTGTTGGAAGACAGCAGCCCAACCAAAGGAGATACACCACCATGGGAACTACTAACATTGTTGATTTTGCGCGTCGAGACGAGATGACGGACGCGTTGACGGAGTTGCTGAAAACGGGAGCACAACAATTGATCGCGACAGCAGTTGAGGCTGAGCTTGTCAGTTATTTGGCGCAATTTACCGGCTTACGCACCGATGCCGGTCACGCGGCAGTCGTGCGTAATGGACATCATCCGGCCCGCCCGTTTCAAACGGGCATTGGCCCTGTGAGCGTGCGCATTCCAAAGGTTCGGTCCAAGGACGGCACACCGGTGACATTCCGGTCTGCCCTGGTGCCGCCCTATGTGCGTCGCACGAAGACGCTGGAAGCGGCCTTGCCATGGCTTTACCTCAAAGGGATCTCCAGCGGCGAGATGGCTCCCGCCCTCAAGGTTCTTCTGGGCCCAGATGCCGTTGGCTTGTCGGCTAATACGGTTTCGCGTTTAAAACGCGATTGGGCCAATGAATACGAGGCTTGGAAAGGCGCTGAGTTAGATGACGAGCCCATCGTCTATATCTGGGCCGACGGCGTTCACAGCGGCCTTCGGGGCGAGGATGACAAGCTCTGTGCCCTTGTTATTATTGGGGTAACTGCCCGTGGCAAGAAGCGATTTCTGGCAATTGAGGATGGGGTGCGCGAGTCCACGCAGAGCTGGCGCGAGGTTCTGCTTAACCTCAAAAGCCGAGGCATGAATGCGCCCAAACTGGCCATCGGGGACGGTGCCATGGGGTTTTGGGCGGCCATGGACGAAGTCTATCCTGAGACCCGCCATCAACGCTGTTGGCAACACAAAACGATGAACGTGCTCAATTGTTTACCCAAGCTGTCTCAGCCAAAAGCCAAGGCCGCGCTGCACGACATCTGGCAGGCCGAGACCAAAGTCGATGCAGAAAAGGCGTTCGATCTGTTCATCAAAACCTACGAACCCAAATACCCCAAGGCCACACTATGCCTGCAAAAAGATCGTGAGGAACTCATGGCATTCTTCGACTTCCCGGCGCAGCATTGGCAAAGCATCCGCACTAGCAATCCAATTGAATCGGCCTTCGCGACGATCCGGCATCGTACCAAGCGTTCAAAGGGCTGCCTGTCACGCGATGGCATGCTGCACATGATGTTCAAACTGGGGCAATGTGCTGAGCAAAATTGGAGGAAGCTACGCGGCTTTGACTACCTCGCAAAAGTCATCACAGGCGTCACGTTCAAAGACGGAATCGAAACCACAAACCCCGACCAGATCACCGCATGACCAATAATACTCAAACACCAGATTTGACAATAACTCTGACCCATAAATTACAAACTTTAACGCTCTGGATGTCACAAGCAATCTAAAATGACTTTTATGTATCTTTCGCAGCGCCACACAGTCTAATTAGCACTGCTTGGATTCAAACATCAAGTGCAACGGTTGATTTAAAGGCCACGATTTCGTCGGCCATAGCTTCAGCGGGTGTTCTCCATCCGAGGGTTTTTCTTGGACGGTTGTTCATCAGGTTTGCAACGTCGTTGAGCCATGTTTGGCTTGCACCGTTCAGGTCAGTTCCTTTGGGCATGAACTGACGCAGCAGTCCGTTGGTGTTCTCGTTGCTGCCGCGCTGCCAGGGAGCATGCGGATCGCAGAACCAGATATCAATTTTCAATCGTCGCGCCAATTCACGATGGCAGGCCATTTCGGAGCCACGGTCATAGGTCATGCTCTTGCGCAAATCAGCGGGTAGTCGTCTCATCTGGCGGGTGAAGCTGTCAAGCGCGGCCTCGGCCCCATTGCCATCCATTTTGCAAAGAATGACAAAGCGTGTCTTGCGCTCGATCAAGGTCCCCACTGACGAGCGATTGAATGCGCCCTTGATGAGGTCGCCCTCCCAATGGCCTGGTACCAGTCGTGCTTCGATCTCTTCAGGGCGATTGATAATGCGCAATGATTCCGGGACCATAGCACTGCCCGCCGCTGTCCTGCGCTTGAGCCCACGCTTAGGCTTCGCTTGACGCAACGCCTCGATCATCGCCGCCTTCAGCCCGCCACGTGGCTGCGCGTAAATCGCGGCATAGATGGTCTCATGGCTCACATGGGCGGATGGATCATCAGGCTTCATGAGACGCAGTCTCTGCGCAATCTGCTCAGGCGACCAGTGCAGATGTACGAGCTTGCCATGAACGAAACGATAAAGATCGCTCCCCTCCACAAGCTTGCGCTTGCGGCGGCAGCGCGCGCGCCGGGCATCATAGGCCTGCCGCGCCGCTTGCGGGCAATAGCTGCCGTCTTCCTGCCGACCTCGCGCCAGCTCACGGCAGATCGTGCTCGCCGGGCGATGCAAAAGCTGGCCGATCAACCGCTGACTGCTGCCCCTATTATGCTCGGCTAATATCACGCCACGGTCCTCGCTGCTGAGGTGCTTGCTTCGTATGTCCATCACAACATCCTATGCCCAAAGGGCTCTGAGTGTTGCATTTGAAACTTGAGTCTAAGCTGCCACAGATGAGATTAACCACTAGCCCAGCGCGTGACGGTACCTGAGGTGTCTTGACGGGAGGCGTCTCCTTTGCCTGAAAGATGTGACGTTAGTGTTTTAGATGGACTTGGCGGGACACAGAAATTGGGTCTTGCGCTTCATCAGCATTCCCCTCGCTGGCAGCGGTATCGTATCTCTGGCCCGTTGAAGCGAAGAACGACGGAATTGCCATGTTGGCACCAAGTGAATGTTGGGACCGACTGGAGATAGGGACAACATCCGACAAAATGAAATGTGTACCCTAACTCAACACATGATTTGTTGGGGACAGGCCGTCTGGCGGATTGCGATCCAGCGCTTCGGCCACCGAAATCTCAATCGTGCGACACATCGAATCGACGGGTAACCCATTCTGAACATTACGAAACGGCAGTTCCAGCTCGTTCGTTACGGCTTGCAGGCCAAAGAACACATAGGCCACGACAGCCGCAAATATCGGGGCAAACCAGCCTGTGGAATCGATCAACGCGAATGGCAGCAACCAGCAATAGAGATAGGTCGTCCGGCGCACCAACAGGGAATACACGAATGGCAAAGGTGTCGTCAAAATGCGTTCACATCCGGCCTGCGCGAAAGCCAACGAGGACAGCGTTTGTGAAATAGTCATTTGACCAAACCCACTGATCGCGTCCTTTTTGATCAGCTCGCCAATTCTGTCGGCTATCGATCGCAATGCCGCATCTGCCGGGTTCTTCTTCCCGACCATCGATGCAGCACTTTCTTCGCCGACCCAGCTGGTAATTTCAGGCCGCACATCGACCCCTCGCAAGAAACCACGGTGCAAATGTGCGAAGGCGACCGCATAAGACAAGATGGCTTCGCGCTCCTCCCCCTTGCCGACAAAGACGCACATATGCCGCCCAAGATTGCGTACATCAGCGATCATTGACCCCCATAGTTTGCGGGCTTCCCACCATCGGTCATAGGCTGCGTTGTTCCTAAACCCGAGGAAGAGTGACAGCGCGACACCAAATATTCCCATCGCCCCGATCGAAATTTTCGGTAGCGTGACAACGAAGTGATTAACCAACAGGACAACGACCGATAACAGCGCAATGCCAATAATCTTGCCCAGAATTTTGGGCACAACTGATCCCTGCATAACGAAAAACAGTCGAAAAGAGGACGGATGGTCCCTGACAATCACACGATATTCCTTTTCAAAGACATTGAGACAGCATTCTGAGTTAACTTAATCCTTCGGTTAGATGATCCAAGAGAAGCTGCGTTTTGAGCGACAAATGTTTGTCCTGCAGATAGATCATGTCATCGTTCCGTGCGCGATATCTTCGTCACCGACAAGCTCCGTTCCTACGGCGCGGCGGAACGTGTCAACGACTTTGAGACAGTGGCTTTTGGACTTTAGGCTTGGGTTTCTTCGGTTGGTTTTGGTGGGTTGATCCAGACGGCGGTCGGGATTTGAGGCGGTTTTGGTGGTTTGTGTACGAAGCGTTCGGGCGTGGCGAGGAATGCCGCGTCTAGTGTTGCTTGTCGCGCGGTGTAGATTTCTTGGGCCTGCCCAAAATGGATTTGGTCGGGCGTCATCAGACCAATCCCGGCGTGATGATGGTCTTGGTTATACCATGCAAAGAGCCTGCGGCAGAATGCGCGAGCCTGCTCGATGGTTTCAAAGTTCTTGGGGAACTCTGGCTGATATTTCAGTGTTTTGAAGTGGGCTTCGGAGAACGGGTTGTCGTTTGAGGTGTGGGGCCGACTGTGGGACTTGAGCACACCAAGATCAACCAGCATCAGGGCTGTCGTCTTTGCCTTCATGGGCCCACCGCGATCTGCATGCAATGTCAGCTGATCGCGTGGAACCTCGTGTTTTTCCATCGCGTCGATGAACAGCTCTTTGAACTGGCTGGCGCTCTCCGCGTGCTCGACGCGCCAGCCAACAACGCGGCGGCTGAAGATGTCGAGGATGACATAGAGATAGAAGTAGGACCATTTCACCGGGCCCCTCAGCTTGGTGATGTCCCAAGACCAGACCTGATTGGGGGCTTCAGCTAGAAGTTCAGGCTTTTGATAGACGGGATGTGTGCGCTGTCGGTGGCGTTCGCCAACTTCGCCCTGCGCGGCCAATATCCGATACATCGTGCGGATTGAACACAGATAGGTGCCTTCATCCAGCAAGGTGGCAAAGACCTCTGTGGGCGTCTGATCCGCAAAGCGGGGTTCGCGCAGGTGGTGCAATACCTGGTCTCTTTCCCTTTCCGGTAGAGCCCGCGAAGACGCTGCGCGCGGTGGGCGTGTGCGTGGTGGTGCCGTCAGCGCCGCACGCTGTCGAAGAACGCTCGCGCGCGATAATGATAGCGCGGCGCAGACAGCCGAGGTCAAGCCGCTGCCGGTGGGCAATGCAATCGCGACGGCCATCATGATTTGCCGCTGCGCTCTTGCGTCTGCTCCATCTCGTCCAGAAGTCCCGCCACTTTTTTTTGGATGGCAATGATGGCTTCCGCCTGATCCAGACGGCGCCGCAAGGCTGTCACCTCACGGTTGGCCTTGGCCAGCTCAGCTTGCAATGGATTGGCAGGTGCCTTTTGTGGGCCACGGCGCATTGGCTGCAATGCACCCAATGTGCCGGCCGCCCGCGCACGGCGCCAATCGGTCAGTGCAGAGGAATAAAGCCCCTCCCGCCGTAGAATGGCGGAAACCCCGCCAGTGTCTGCCACTTGGTCCGTCTCATCCAGAATGCGCAGTTTGTATTTGGCTGTGAAGTTGCGTCGCTTCGGGATGCTCGTCAGTTCCGCTGTGGGAGCCAACGGCGCATTAACAACGCGGGGAGGCGACGTCGGGGCCAAAACGGCTCCAGATCCAGCATCTGGCGAAAGTGGTGATTGTGAAGGCATAACCATGGGTTCGTTCTACTACGCCCTCAAGTGTAAACTTTAGCCAGTCAATTGTCTCACGCTTATTGGCACGGAGGGTGAAGTTGCGTCGCTTCGGGATGCTCGTCAGTTCCGCTGTGGGAGCCAACGGCGTATTAACAACGCGGGGAGGCGACGTCGGGGCCAAAACGGCTCCAGATCCAGCATCTGGCGAAAGTGGTGATTGTGAAGGCATAACCATGGGTTCGTTCTCCTACGCCCTCAAGTGTAAACTTTAGCCAGTCAATTGTCTCACGCTTATTGGCACGGAGGGGTCACCTGCGTGACGGGAATACATTAAACACCTGCGTCAAAAAACTTGTGGAGCACGGCTGGTTGGTTCGAGGGACTGGGGAGCAAGTGATCGCTGGGTTCAATTGCAAAACATTCTGGCGTGTCGTTCGTCCGAGTGCAGGGGAATCGTGTTTGGAACTGAGTGAGTAAAGGATTGCTCTTGCAGGTGATGGCGGGATGGATTCTGGATGGGTGGTTGTTCTCATCGGGTGCTCATCGCCATGCATATTTTTCTATCCGCCTTCGACGAAGTTCCTGATCCGCGCGCCAGTAACGTGCGCCACGACCTTGGTGAACTGCTCGTTATCGCCTTCGTGTCGGTCTTATGTGGATCGACCTCCTGCGCCGAGATGGCCGCATTTGGCCGTGCAAAAGAGAGCTTTTTCAGGAACTTCCTGAAACTCAAGCATGCCATTCCATCGCATGATACCTTCTCGGAGGTCTTCCGGATCATCGACCCGAAGGCACTCGATGCGGCCTTCAGTAAGGTACTTGCCGATGTGACCAAGCTCCTCAAAGACGGTGATATCATCGCGATTGACGGCAAAGCGTTACGGGGTGCGCGCGACCCGGGCGAAAGCGCACGGACCCGCATGATGTCTCAGCCTATGCCTCGCGGCTGCGCCTGACGTTGGCGACAGTACCTGCCGACTGAGGCACAGAACTCAGCGCGGCCATAGAGGCGCTTGGGTTGATCGATCTGCGGGGCAAGGTGGTCACCGGTGATGCATTACATTGCAACCGCCGCACGGTTGCCGCAATCAACGCAGGCGGCGGTGATTGGTGCCTCGCCCTCAAGGGTAACCAGGAATCCCTGTTGTCTGACGCCCGTGGATGTTTCAGCAAGGGGCACAAAAGCGATCCAACAGCCGTTACGGAAAATACCGGCCATGGAAGAAAAGAAACCCGTAAGGCGGTTGTGGTATCGGCTAAGGCATTGGCAGAATACCACGAATTCCCTGGCCTCAAGGGGTTCGGTCGCATCGAGGCGACCAGAGAGACGGGCGGAAAGGTGACCTCAGAGACCCGCTACTTCGCGCTGTCTTGGGTTCCCACACCTGAGGTGCTGTTGGCCGCTGTCCGCGACCATTGGGCCATCGAAAATGCCCTTCATTGGCAGTTGGATGTGTCTTTCCGCGAGGACGCCGCACGCAATCGGAAAGACAACGGTCCCGGCAACATCGCCGTTCTACGTCGCCGCGCACTCGACGTCCTCCGGCGTGACACATCCAAGGGCTCTCTCTCCATAAAAATCAAACGTGCAGGCTGGGACACCACCTTCTTACGCAGCATTCTCAGTGACTTGGCAACAACATGAGCCAAACGCGATTGCCCTGCGTCCGAGGGTGGGGGCATGAATGTGGCTGGTATCGCGCGGGTGATGGCGTGCTTTGAAAACGCAGTAGAAGTGCCCTCAGTTATCGTTTCTGAAAGCCGCCATAAAGCTTTGCACGGATACACTCCGGGGTCTTTGCCGCAAATGCCGCAGCCACATGCGCCCGCACGCAGAGCTATGGCAGATGAGGACGATGCATTTGAAGAGCGGGCGGCCATCACTGAAAACGAGGGAGGCCTCCCGCCAGACAGTGTGTGATGACACTATCGGCCTATTGCTGCCGTTCACGTCCACCTCAGGATGCTGCGGTGCAGCCCGTCGAACCGGACTTTCGTGCATTATGCAGCATCTTTTCTGGCTGAAACGTGGTGTGCGGAAAAAGCACACTTTCGCTGCAGGCACCCCAATGGCTGCTCTTGGGTTTTGAAGTTTTACCTTAAAACAATGATAATTGGGTATTATCTTTTAATTTAATCGTCTTTCCGCGTTTTGAAGCAGATTTTCGACTTCCTAGTTTGAGGAAAATGGCGTTTGCCGCGACCCCAAAGTCCTGGTTTTTCCGTATGGCAGAGATCTGTTGTTTTGCAGCCTTCGCAGAAACAGCTTGATCAACAAGTGGGGCAGGATAGTCCTGCCCAAGCGTAAAATCACGATCGTCGATCAGTGTCTTTTCCCATTTCCAGGGTTCATGAATGAACTCATCCGGAACGCTCTTGAGCTCAGGCACCCACTTTCGAATGAAAGTGCCTTTTGGATCATGCTCCATCGATTGTTTGATCGGATTATAAACGCGCATCGTGTTGATACCTGTTACACCTGATTGCATTTGCAGCTGGCTATAATGAATCCCGGGCTCATAATCTGTGAACAGCCGTGCCAGATGTTCGCCCGTAACGCGCCAATCGAGCCATAGTTGATAGCTGGCGAAGCTTACCAGCATTGCTCTCATGCGGAAGGTGATCCAGCCTTCTGCAGTCAGGTTGCGCATACAGGCATCAACGAAAGGGTACCCAGTTTGACCGCTCGC
This window contains:
- a CDS encoding IS3 family transposase (programmed frameshift): MVMPSQSPLSPDAGSGAVLAPTSPPRVVNAPLAPTAELTSIPKRRNFTAKYKLRILDETDQVADTGGVSAILRREGLYSSALTDWRRARAAGTLGALQPMRRGPQKAPANPLQAELAKANREVTALRRRLDQAEAIIAIQKKVAGLLDEMGADARAQRQIMMAVAIALPTGSGLTSAVCAALSLSRASVLRQRAALTAPPRTRPPRAASSRALPERERDQVLHHLREPRFADQTPTEVFATLLDEGTYLCSIRTMYRILAAQGEVGERHRQRTHPVYQKPELLAEAPNQVWSWDITKLRGPVKWSYFYLYVILDIFSRRVVGWRVEHAESASQFKELFIDAMEKHEVPRDQLTLHADRGGPMKAKTTALMLVDLGVLKSHSRPHTSNDNPFSEAHFKTLKYQPEFPKNFETIEQARAFCRRLFAWYNQDHHHAGIGLMTPDQIHFGQAQEIYTARQATLDAAFLATPERFVHKPPKPPQIPTAVWINPPKPTEETQA
- a CDS encoding ISAs1 family transposase encodes the protein MGGCSHRVLIAMHIFLSAFDEVPDPRASNVRHDLGELLVIAFVSVLCGSTSCAEMAAFGRAKESFFRNFLKLKHAIPSHDTFSEVFRIIDPKALDAAFSKVLADVTKLLKDGDIIAIDGKALRGARDPGESARTRMMSQPMPRGCA